One part of the Nitrospira sp. genome encodes these proteins:
- a CDS encoding response regulator, producing MRVNRSDIVAPIRTILWTASLIGLSMGLPLIGFVIWSIRQNELIGVKLAATNHELVAARDQALEGARLKSLFLATMSHEIRTPMNGVIGMTDLLLDTNLTPEQRDYAKTVRSSGEHLLMIINDILDISKIESGQLTLEVIDFDLRTTLDEVIQMLTTRASAKGLNLGCLVHAEVPSALRGDPWRLRQILLNLIGNAIKFTEQGEVVVSVTLLHDTQESATLRFEIRDTGIGLSPEALGKLFRPFSQVDGSTTRIYGGTGLGLVISKQLTELMKGQIGVESQSGAGSTFWFTATFTRQSSPVQLLPISVPDALRGLRICIADTHPINRRMLELYATKWEVHCLTAKTGTEALESLRQAAADHTPCEVAILDRQLPGMDGLEIAKAIKSDPSLASTHLILLTSQGQRGDAQVAQTAGYEAYLTKPVRESQLFECLAALRQQGSGMPPPPEQPGHITSQPEIITRHTLAEANTRTIRRILLAEDNVINQTVAVSMLQKLGYQVDVVSNGMEACAAVARIRYAAVLMDCQMPEMDGLQAAAEIRRQEDTHVHVPIIAMTANALPEDRARCLAAGMDDYLSKPVRSKEIAELIARWVDRPAAFAQAESTKH from the coding sequence ATGCGCGTCAATCGGAGCGACATTGTCGCCCCCATCCGGACCATCCTCTGGACCGCCAGTCTTATCGGCCTGAGCATGGGTCTGCCGCTGATTGGATTTGTGATCTGGTCGATTCGCCAAAACGAGCTCATTGGAGTGAAGTTAGCGGCCACCAATCACGAGTTGGTAGCGGCTCGCGACCAGGCGCTTGAAGGAGCCAGACTCAAGTCGCTGTTCCTAGCCACCATGAGCCATGAAATCCGCACGCCCATGAACGGGGTGATCGGCATGACCGACCTTCTGCTAGATACGAACCTAACGCCGGAGCAACGGGACTATGCAAAGACGGTGCGCAGCAGCGGCGAACACCTGCTCATGATCATCAATGATATTCTCGATATTTCCAAGATCGAATCAGGACAATTAACGCTCGAGGTGATCGACTTTGATCTCCGCACCACGTTAGATGAAGTCATACAGATGTTGACTACTCGAGCCTCCGCCAAAGGATTAAATCTAGGATGCCTGGTTCATGCGGAGGTTCCCAGCGCCCTCCGTGGTGATCCCTGGCGACTTCGCCAGATTCTGCTGAACCTCATAGGGAATGCGATCAAGTTTACGGAACAGGGAGAAGTCGTGGTCTCCGTGACCCTTCTTCACGACACCCAGGAGTCCGCGACCCTTCGGTTTGAAATTCGCGATACCGGCATCGGCCTCTCACCGGAAGCGCTAGGCAAACTCTTTCGCCCGTTCAGCCAGGTGGATGGATCAACGACGAGGATCTATGGCGGCACAGGATTAGGCCTCGTAATCAGCAAACAGCTCACGGAACTTATGAAGGGTCAGATCGGGGTGGAGAGTCAGTCTGGAGCAGGCAGTACCTTCTGGTTTACGGCGACATTCACTCGACAGTCGTCACCAGTTCAATTGCTGCCCATTTCTGTACCAGACGCGTTGCGCGGCCTGCGGATCTGCATTGCCGACACCCATCCGATCAACCGCCGCATGCTGGAGTTGTACGCCACCAAATGGGAGGTCCATTGCCTGACGGCGAAGACCGGGACTGAGGCCCTAGAATCCCTGCGCCAAGCGGCGGCCGACCACACTCCGTGCGAAGTCGCGATCCTTGATCGACAGCTTCCAGGAATGGACGGCCTGGAGATCGCCAAGGCGATTAAATCCGATCCGTCCCTGGCCTCTACACACTTGATCCTTCTGACCTCCCAGGGCCAGCGGGGCGATGCCCAGGTTGCGCAAACAGCTGGCTATGAGGCCTACCTCACCAAGCCGGTGCGCGAGTCGCAGCTGTTTGAATGTCTCGCTGCCTTGCGGCAACAGGGTTCCGGCATGCCTCCCCCTCCCGAGCAGCCCGGGCACATAACCTCCCAGCCGGAGATAATCACGCGCCATACGTTGGCTGAAGCGAACACTCGAACAATCCGGCGGATCCTCCTCGCGGAGGATAATGTCATCAATCAAACGGTCGCGGTCAGCATGCTGCAGAAATTAGGGTATCAGGTGGACGTCGTGTCGAATGGTATGGAGGCCTGTGCGGCGGTCGCACGAATCCGGTATGCGGCGGTGCTCATGGACTGCCAGATGCCTGAGATGGACGGCCTACAAGCGGCCGCCGAGATTCGTCGACAGGAGGACACCCACGTCCATGTCCCGATTATCGCCATGACGGCAAACGCCCTGCCGGAAGACCGGGCCCGCTGTCTTGCGGCCGGGATGGATGACTACCTCAGTAAGCCTGTGCGTTCCAAGGAAATTGCAGAACTGATTGCGCGGTGGGTCGATCGGCCTGCGGCGTTCGCCCAAGCAGAGAGCACGAAACATTGA
- a CDS encoding response regulator, producing MAILIVEDNPVNAKLLAIMLNSDGYKTLIARNGMEALATLSGKNIIELIITDYMMPEMNGLELVAKIREMPLFGAIPILIASAHSDHETVTKAKTLACEGFLTKPIDKHLLLTKVGHLVKEQPPVLRSKAENLQKLGISSEEYDDLLSMLLAQLAATLPVVILEQGDSDAPVSQSLGQLLTELEESAAILGADKFHRLYGRVKGDSLPRQSHCVVLQQVLQELEFALKACMQPSPPAEAPQ from the coding sequence ATGGCCATTTTGATTGTTGAAGACAATCCGGTTAATGCGAAACTCCTGGCGATTATGCTCAATTCCGATGGGTATAAAACCCTGATCGCGCGCAATGGGATGGAAGCCTTGGCTACCCTCTCCGGAAAAAATATCATTGAACTGATCATCACCGACTATATGATGCCGGAAATGAACGGGTTAGAGCTGGTTGCCAAGATACGGGAGATGCCGCTGTTTGGTGCCATTCCCATCCTTATCGCATCGGCACACTCGGATCACGAGACCGTCACCAAAGCCAAGACCTTGGCTTGTGAGGGCTTCCTCACAAAACCGATTGACAAGCATTTGCTTCTAACAAAGGTGGGGCACCTCGTGAAGGAACAGCCACCCGTTCTGCGCAGCAAAGCCGAAAATTTACAAAAACTGGGCATCTCTTCCGAGGAATATGACGATCTGCTGAGCATGCTGCTGGCACAGCTGGCGGCGACCCTTCCCGTCGTCATCCTGGAACAGGGGGACTCTGACGCACCCGTCTCCCAATCACTGGGACAACTCCTCACGGAACTGGAGGAGAGCGCCGCCATTCTCGGGGCTGACAAATTTCATCGGTTGTATGGTCGGGTGAAAGGGGACTCCTTACCGAGGCAATCTCACTGCGTCGTCCTGCAGCAAGTCCTGCAAGAACTGGAGTTCGCATTAAAAGCCTGCATGCAGCCATCACCCCCGGCAGAAGCTCCCCAATGA